One Equus caballus isolate H_3958 breed thoroughbred chromosome 14, TB-T2T, whole genome shotgun sequence DNA segment encodes these proteins:
- the SEPTIN8 gene encoding septin-8 isoform X11, whose protein sequence is MGRTQPVDTLNAEPEPRSLSLGGHVGFDSLPDQLVSKSVTQGFSFNILCVGETGIGKSTLMNTLFNTTFETEEASHHEECVRLRPQTYDLQESNVQLKLTIVDAVGFGDQINKDERPIVDYIDAQFENYLQEELKIRRSLFDYHDTRIHVCLYFITPTGHSLKSLDLVTMKKLDSKVNIIPIIAKADTISKSELHKFKIKIMGELVSNGVQIYQFPTDDEAVAEINAVMNAHLPFAVVGSTEEVKVGNKLVRARQYPWGVVQVENENHCDFVKLREMLIRVNMEDLREQTHSRHYELYRRCKLEEMGFQDSDGDSQPFSLQETYEAKRKEFLSELQRKEEEMRQMFVNKVKETELELKEKERELHEKFEHLKRVHQEEKRKVEEKRRELEEETNAFNRRKDAVEALQSQALHATSQQPLRKDKDKKKASGWSSIYSVTIP, encoded by the exons AATGCAGAGCCAGAGCCCCGGAGCCTCTCCCTGGGCGGCCATGTGGGCTTCGACAGCCTCCCTGACCAGTTGGTCAGCAAGTCGGTCACTCAGGGCTTCAGCTTCAACATCCTCTGTGTGG GGGAGACTGGCATTGGCAAGTCCACACTGATGAACACGCTCTTCAACACGACCTTCGAGACCGAGGAAGCCAGTCACCATGAGGAGTGTGTGCGCCTGCGGCCCCAGACCTACGACCTCCAAGAGAGCAATGTGCAGCTCAAGCTGACCATCGTGGATGCTGTGGGCTTCGGGGATCAGATCAATAAGGATGAGAG GCCTATAGTCGACTACATCGATGCGCAGTTTGAAAACTATCTGCAGGAGGAGCTGAAGATCCGCCGCTCACTCTTTGACTACCATGACACCAGGATCCACGTATGCCTCTACTTCATCACGCCCACAGGGCACTCCCTCAAGTCCCTAGATCTGGTGACCATGAAGAAACTAGATAGCAAG GTGAACATCATTCCCATCATTGCCAAGGCTGACACCATCTCCAAGAGTGAGCTCCACAAGTTCAAGATCAAGATCATGGGCGAGCTAGTCAGCAATGGAGTCCAGATCTACCAGTTTCCCACTGATGATGAGGCTGTTGCAGAGATTAATGCAGTCATGAAT GCACACCTGCCCTTTGCCGTGGTGGGCAGCACCGAGGAGGTGAAGGTGGGGAACAAGCTGGTCCGAGCACGGCAGTACCCTTGGGGAGTGGTGCAGG TGGAGAATGAGAATCACTGCGACTTCGTCAAGCTCCGGGAGATGCTGATCCGGGTGAACATGGAGGACCTCCGTGAGCAGACCCACAGTCGGCACTATGAGCTCTACCGGCGCTGCAAATTGGAGGAGATGGGCTTCCAGGACAGTGACGGTGACAGCCAGCCCTTCAG CCTACAGGAGACATATGAGGCCAAGAGGAAGGAGTTCCTGAGTGAgctgcagaggaaggaggaagagatgagGCAGATGTTCGTCAACAAAGTGAAGGAGACGGAGCTGGagttgaaggagaaggaaagggag CTCCACGAGAAGTTTGAGCACCTGAAGCGGGTCCACCAGGAGGAGAAGCGCAAGGTGGAGGAAAAGCGCCGGGAACTGGAGGAGGAGACCAATGCCTTCAACCGCAGGAAGGATGCGGTGGAGGCCCTTCAGTCTCAGGCCTTGCACGCCACCTCGCAGCAGCCCCTGAGGAAGGACAAGGACAAGAAGAA
- the SEPTIN8 gene encoding septin-8 isoform X10, producing MAATDLERFPNAEPEPRSLSLGGHVGFDSLPDQLVSKSVTQGFSFNILCVGETGIGKSTLMNTLFNTTFETEEASHHEECVRLRPQTYDLQESNVQLKLTIVDAVGFGDQINKDERPIVDYIDAQFENYLQEELKIRRSLFDYHDTRIHVCLYFITPTGHSLKSLDLVTMKKLDSKVNIIPIIAKADTISKSELHKFKIKIMGELVSNGVQIYQFPTDDEAVAEINAVMNAHLPFAVVGSTEEVKVGNKLVRARQYPWGVVQVENENHCDFVKLREMLIRVNMEDLREQTHSRHYELYRRCKLEEMGFQDSDGDSQPFSLQETYEAKRKEFLSELQRKEEEMRQMFVNKVKETELELKEKERELHEKFEHLKRVHQEEKRKVEEKRRELEEETNAFNRRKDAVEALQSQALHATSQQPLRKDKDKKKASGWSSIYSVTIP from the exons AATGCAGAGCCAGAGCCCCGGAGCCTCTCCCTGGGCGGCCATGTGGGCTTCGACAGCCTCCCTGACCAGTTGGTCAGCAAGTCGGTCACTCAGGGCTTCAGCTTCAACATCCTCTGTGTGG GGGAGACTGGCATTGGCAAGTCCACACTGATGAACACGCTCTTCAACACGACCTTCGAGACCGAGGAAGCCAGTCACCATGAGGAGTGTGTGCGCCTGCGGCCCCAGACCTACGACCTCCAAGAGAGCAATGTGCAGCTCAAGCTGACCATCGTGGATGCTGTGGGCTTCGGGGATCAGATCAATAAGGATGAGAG GCCTATAGTCGACTACATCGATGCGCAGTTTGAAAACTATCTGCAGGAGGAGCTGAAGATCCGCCGCTCACTCTTTGACTACCATGACACCAGGATCCACGTATGCCTCTACTTCATCACGCCCACAGGGCACTCCCTCAAGTCCCTAGATCTGGTGACCATGAAGAAACTAGATAGCAAG GTGAACATCATTCCCATCATTGCCAAGGCTGACACCATCTCCAAGAGTGAGCTCCACAAGTTCAAGATCAAGATCATGGGCGAGCTAGTCAGCAATGGAGTCCAGATCTACCAGTTTCCCACTGATGATGAGGCTGTTGCAGAGATTAATGCAGTCATGAAT GCACACCTGCCCTTTGCCGTGGTGGGCAGCACCGAGGAGGTGAAGGTGGGGAACAAGCTGGTCCGAGCACGGCAGTACCCTTGGGGAGTGGTGCAGG TGGAGAATGAGAATCACTGCGACTTCGTCAAGCTCCGGGAGATGCTGATCCGGGTGAACATGGAGGACCTCCGTGAGCAGACCCACAGTCGGCACTATGAGCTCTACCGGCGCTGCAAATTGGAGGAGATGGGCTTCCAGGACAGTGACGGTGACAGCCAGCCCTTCAG CCTACAGGAGACATATGAGGCCAAGAGGAAGGAGTTCCTGAGTGAgctgcagaggaaggaggaagagatgagGCAGATGTTCGTCAACAAAGTGAAGGAGACGGAGCTGGagttgaaggagaaggaaagggag CTCCACGAGAAGTTTGAGCACCTGAAGCGGGTCCACCAGGAGGAGAAGCGCAAGGTGGAGGAAAAGCGCCGGGAACTGGAGGAGGAGACCAATGCCTTCAACCGCAGGAAGGATGCGGTGGAGGCCCTTCAGTCTCAGGCCTTGCACGCCACCTCGCAGCAGCCCCTGAGGAAGGACAAGGACAAGAAGAA
- the SEPTIN8 gene encoding septin-8 isoform X8, which yields MAATDLERFPNAEPEPRSLSLGGHVGFDSLPDQLVSKSVTQGFSFNILCVGETGIGKSTLMNTLFNTTFETEEASHHEECVRLRPQTYDLQESNVQLKLTIVDAVGFGDQINKDESYRPIVDYIDAQFENYLQEELKIRRSLFDYHDTRIHVCLYFITPTGHSLKSLDLVTMKKLDSKVNIIPIIAKADTISKSELHKFKIKIMGELVSNGVQIYQFPTDDEAVAEINAVMNAHLPFAVVGSTEEVKVGNKLVRARQYPWGVVQVENENHCDFVKLREMLIRVNMEDLREQTHSRHYELYRRCKLEEMGFQDSDGDSQPFSLQETYEAKRKEFLSELQRKEEEMRQMFVNKVKETELELKEKERELHEKFEHLKRVHQEEKRKVEEKRRELEEETNAFNRRKDAVEALQSQALHATSQQPLRKDKDKKKASGWSSIYSVTIP from the exons AATGCAGAGCCAGAGCCCCGGAGCCTCTCCCTGGGCGGCCATGTGGGCTTCGACAGCCTCCCTGACCAGTTGGTCAGCAAGTCGGTCACTCAGGGCTTCAGCTTCAACATCCTCTGTGTGG GGGAGACTGGCATTGGCAAGTCCACACTGATGAACACGCTCTTCAACACGACCTTCGAGACCGAGGAAGCCAGTCACCATGAGGAGTGTGTGCGCCTGCGGCCCCAGACCTACGACCTCCAAGAGAGCAATGTGCAGCTCAAGCTGACCATCGTGGATGCTGTGGGCTTCGGGGATCAGATCAATAAGGATGAGAG TTACAGGCCTATAGTCGACTACATCGATGCGCAGTTTGAAAACTATCTGCAGGAGGAGCTGAAGATCCGCCGCTCACTCTTTGACTACCATGACACCAGGATCCACGTATGCCTCTACTTCATCACGCCCACAGGGCACTCCCTCAAGTCCCTAGATCTGGTGACCATGAAGAAACTAGATAGCAAG GTGAACATCATTCCCATCATTGCCAAGGCTGACACCATCTCCAAGAGTGAGCTCCACAAGTTCAAGATCAAGATCATGGGCGAGCTAGTCAGCAATGGAGTCCAGATCTACCAGTTTCCCACTGATGATGAGGCTGTTGCAGAGATTAATGCAGTCATGAAT GCACACCTGCCCTTTGCCGTGGTGGGCAGCACCGAGGAGGTGAAGGTGGGGAACAAGCTGGTCCGAGCACGGCAGTACCCTTGGGGAGTGGTGCAGG TGGAGAATGAGAATCACTGCGACTTCGTCAAGCTCCGGGAGATGCTGATCCGGGTGAACATGGAGGACCTCCGTGAGCAGACCCACAGTCGGCACTATGAGCTCTACCGGCGCTGCAAATTGGAGGAGATGGGCTTCCAGGACAGTGACGGTGACAGCCAGCCCTTCAG CCTACAGGAGACATATGAGGCCAAGAGGAAGGAGTTCCTGAGTGAgctgcagaggaaggaggaagagatgagGCAGATGTTCGTCAACAAAGTGAAGGAGACGGAGCTGGagttgaaggagaaggaaagggag CTCCACGAGAAGTTTGAGCACCTGAAGCGGGTCCACCAGGAGGAGAAGCGCAAGGTGGAGGAAAAGCGCCGGGAACTGGAGGAGGAGACCAATGCCTTCAACCGCAGGAAGGATGCGGTGGAGGCCCTTCAGTCTCAGGCCTTGCACGCCACCTCGCAGCAGCCCCTGAGGAAGGACAAGGACAAGAAGAA
- the SEPTIN8 gene encoding septin-8 isoform X14: MAATDLERFPNAEPEPRSLSLGGHVGFDSLPDQLVSKSVTQGFSFNILCVGETGIGKSTLMNTLFNTTFETEEASHHEECVRLRPQTYDLQESNVQLKLTIVDAVGFGDQINKDERPIVDYIDAQFENYLQEELKIRRSLFDYHDTRIHVCLYFITPTGHSLKSLDLVTMKKLDSKVNIIPIIAKADTISKSELHKFKIKIMGELVSNGVQIYQFPTDDEAVAEINAVMNAHLPFAVVGSTEEVKVGNKLVRARQYPWGVVQVENENHCDFVKLREMLIRVNMEDLREQTHSRHYELYRRCKLEEMGFQDSDGDSQPFSLQETYEAKRKEFLSELQRKEEEMRQMFVNKVKETELELKEKERELHEKFEHLKRVHQEEKRKVEEKRRELEEETNAFNRRKDAVEALQSQALHATSQQPLRKDKDKKN, from the exons AATGCAGAGCCAGAGCCCCGGAGCCTCTCCCTGGGCGGCCATGTGGGCTTCGACAGCCTCCCTGACCAGTTGGTCAGCAAGTCGGTCACTCAGGGCTTCAGCTTCAACATCCTCTGTGTGG GGGAGACTGGCATTGGCAAGTCCACACTGATGAACACGCTCTTCAACACGACCTTCGAGACCGAGGAAGCCAGTCACCATGAGGAGTGTGTGCGCCTGCGGCCCCAGACCTACGACCTCCAAGAGAGCAATGTGCAGCTCAAGCTGACCATCGTGGATGCTGTGGGCTTCGGGGATCAGATCAATAAGGATGAGAG GCCTATAGTCGACTACATCGATGCGCAGTTTGAAAACTATCTGCAGGAGGAGCTGAAGATCCGCCGCTCACTCTTTGACTACCATGACACCAGGATCCACGTATGCCTCTACTTCATCACGCCCACAGGGCACTCCCTCAAGTCCCTAGATCTGGTGACCATGAAGAAACTAGATAGCAAG GTGAACATCATTCCCATCATTGCCAAGGCTGACACCATCTCCAAGAGTGAGCTCCACAAGTTCAAGATCAAGATCATGGGCGAGCTAGTCAGCAATGGAGTCCAGATCTACCAGTTTCCCACTGATGATGAGGCTGTTGCAGAGATTAATGCAGTCATGAAT GCACACCTGCCCTTTGCCGTGGTGGGCAGCACCGAGGAGGTGAAGGTGGGGAACAAGCTGGTCCGAGCACGGCAGTACCCTTGGGGAGTGGTGCAGG TGGAGAATGAGAATCACTGCGACTTCGTCAAGCTCCGGGAGATGCTGATCCGGGTGAACATGGAGGACCTCCGTGAGCAGACCCACAGTCGGCACTATGAGCTCTACCGGCGCTGCAAATTGGAGGAGATGGGCTTCCAGGACAGTGACGGTGACAGCCAGCCCTTCAG CCTACAGGAGACATATGAGGCCAAGAGGAAGGAGTTCCTGAGTGAgctgcagaggaaggaggaagagatgagGCAGATGTTCGTCAACAAAGTGAAGGAGACGGAGCTGGagttgaaggagaaggaaagggag CTCCACGAGAAGTTTGAGCACCTGAAGCGGGTCCACCAGGAGGAGAAGCGCAAGGTGGAGGAAAAGCGCCGGGAACTGGAGGAGGAGACCAATGCCTTCAACCGCAGGAAGGATGCGGTGGAGGCCCTTCAGTCTCAGGCCTTGCACGCCACCTCGCAGCAGCCCCTGAGGAAGGACAAGGACAAGAAGAA
- the SEPTIN8 gene encoding septin-8 isoform X9 has product MGRTQPVDTLNAEPEPRSLSLGGHVGFDSLPDQLVSKSVTQGFSFNILCVGETGIGKSTLMNTLFNTTFETEEASHHEECVRLRPQTYDLQESNVQLKLTIVDAVGFGDQINKDESYRPIVDYIDAQFENYLQEELKIRRSLFDYHDTRIHVCLYFITPTGHSLKSLDLVTMKKLDSKVNIIPIIAKADTISKSELHKFKIKIMGELVSNGVQIYQFPTDDEAVAEINAVMNAHLPFAVVGSTEEVKVGNKLVRARQYPWGVVQVENENHCDFVKLREMLIRVNMEDLREQTHSRHYELYRRCKLEEMGFQDSDGDSQPFSLQETYEAKRKEFLSELQRKEEEMRQMFVNKVKETELELKEKERELHEKFEHLKRVHQEEKRKVEEKRRELEEETNAFNRRKDAVEALQSQALHATSQQPLRKDKDKKKASGWSSIYSVTIP; this is encoded by the exons AATGCAGAGCCAGAGCCCCGGAGCCTCTCCCTGGGCGGCCATGTGGGCTTCGACAGCCTCCCTGACCAGTTGGTCAGCAAGTCGGTCACTCAGGGCTTCAGCTTCAACATCCTCTGTGTGG GGGAGACTGGCATTGGCAAGTCCACACTGATGAACACGCTCTTCAACACGACCTTCGAGACCGAGGAAGCCAGTCACCATGAGGAGTGTGTGCGCCTGCGGCCCCAGACCTACGACCTCCAAGAGAGCAATGTGCAGCTCAAGCTGACCATCGTGGATGCTGTGGGCTTCGGGGATCAGATCAATAAGGATGAGAG TTACAGGCCTATAGTCGACTACATCGATGCGCAGTTTGAAAACTATCTGCAGGAGGAGCTGAAGATCCGCCGCTCACTCTTTGACTACCATGACACCAGGATCCACGTATGCCTCTACTTCATCACGCCCACAGGGCACTCCCTCAAGTCCCTAGATCTGGTGACCATGAAGAAACTAGATAGCAAG GTGAACATCATTCCCATCATTGCCAAGGCTGACACCATCTCCAAGAGTGAGCTCCACAAGTTCAAGATCAAGATCATGGGCGAGCTAGTCAGCAATGGAGTCCAGATCTACCAGTTTCCCACTGATGATGAGGCTGTTGCAGAGATTAATGCAGTCATGAAT GCACACCTGCCCTTTGCCGTGGTGGGCAGCACCGAGGAGGTGAAGGTGGGGAACAAGCTGGTCCGAGCACGGCAGTACCCTTGGGGAGTGGTGCAGG TGGAGAATGAGAATCACTGCGACTTCGTCAAGCTCCGGGAGATGCTGATCCGGGTGAACATGGAGGACCTCCGTGAGCAGACCCACAGTCGGCACTATGAGCTCTACCGGCGCTGCAAATTGGAGGAGATGGGCTTCCAGGACAGTGACGGTGACAGCCAGCCCTTCAG CCTACAGGAGACATATGAGGCCAAGAGGAAGGAGTTCCTGAGTGAgctgcagaggaaggaggaagagatgagGCAGATGTTCGTCAACAAAGTGAAGGAGACGGAGCTGGagttgaaggagaaggaaagggag CTCCACGAGAAGTTTGAGCACCTGAAGCGGGTCCACCAGGAGGAGAAGCGCAAGGTGGAGGAAAAGCGCCGGGAACTGGAGGAGGAGACCAATGCCTTCAACCGCAGGAAGGATGCGGTGGAGGCCCTTCAGTCTCAGGCCTTGCACGCCACCTCGCAGCAGCCCCTGAGGAAGGACAAGGACAAGAAGAA
- the SEPTIN8 gene encoding septin-8 isoform X13, which yields MGRTQPVDTLNAEPEPRSLSLGGHVGFDSLPDQLVSKSVTQGFSFNILCVGETGIGKSTLMNTLFNTTFETEEASHHEECVRLRPQTYDLQESNVQLKLTIVDAVGFGDQINKDESYRPIVDYIDAQFENYLQEELKIRRSLFDYHDTRIHVCLYFITPTGHSLKSLDLVTMKKLDSKVNIIPIIAKADTISKSELHKFKIKIMGELVSNGVQIYQFPTDDEAVAEINAVMNAHLPFAVVGSTEEVKVGNKLVRARQYPWGVVQVENENHCDFVKLREMLIRVNMEDLREQTHSRHYELYRRCKLEEMGFQDSDGDSQPFSLQETYEAKRKEFLSELQRKEEEMRQMFVNKVKETELELKEKERELHEKFEHLKRVHQEEKRKVEEKRRELEEETNAFNRRKDAVEALQSQALHATSQQPLRKDKDKKN from the exons AATGCAGAGCCAGAGCCCCGGAGCCTCTCCCTGGGCGGCCATGTGGGCTTCGACAGCCTCCCTGACCAGTTGGTCAGCAAGTCGGTCACTCAGGGCTTCAGCTTCAACATCCTCTGTGTGG GGGAGACTGGCATTGGCAAGTCCACACTGATGAACACGCTCTTCAACACGACCTTCGAGACCGAGGAAGCCAGTCACCATGAGGAGTGTGTGCGCCTGCGGCCCCAGACCTACGACCTCCAAGAGAGCAATGTGCAGCTCAAGCTGACCATCGTGGATGCTGTGGGCTTCGGGGATCAGATCAATAAGGATGAGAG TTACAGGCCTATAGTCGACTACATCGATGCGCAGTTTGAAAACTATCTGCAGGAGGAGCTGAAGATCCGCCGCTCACTCTTTGACTACCATGACACCAGGATCCACGTATGCCTCTACTTCATCACGCCCACAGGGCACTCCCTCAAGTCCCTAGATCTGGTGACCATGAAGAAACTAGATAGCAAG GTGAACATCATTCCCATCATTGCCAAGGCTGACACCATCTCCAAGAGTGAGCTCCACAAGTTCAAGATCAAGATCATGGGCGAGCTAGTCAGCAATGGAGTCCAGATCTACCAGTTTCCCACTGATGATGAGGCTGTTGCAGAGATTAATGCAGTCATGAAT GCACACCTGCCCTTTGCCGTGGTGGGCAGCACCGAGGAGGTGAAGGTGGGGAACAAGCTGGTCCGAGCACGGCAGTACCCTTGGGGAGTGGTGCAGG TGGAGAATGAGAATCACTGCGACTTCGTCAAGCTCCGGGAGATGCTGATCCGGGTGAACATGGAGGACCTCCGTGAGCAGACCCACAGTCGGCACTATGAGCTCTACCGGCGCTGCAAATTGGAGGAGATGGGCTTCCAGGACAGTGACGGTGACAGCCAGCCCTTCAG CCTACAGGAGACATATGAGGCCAAGAGGAAGGAGTTCCTGAGTGAgctgcagaggaaggaggaagagatgagGCAGATGTTCGTCAACAAAGTGAAGGAGACGGAGCTGGagttgaaggagaaggaaagggag CTCCACGAGAAGTTTGAGCACCTGAAGCGGGTCCACCAGGAGGAGAAGCGCAAGGTGGAGGAAAAGCGCCGGGAACTGGAGGAGGAGACCAATGCCTTCAACCGCAGGAAGGATGCGGTGGAGGCCCTTCAGTCTCAGGCCTTGCACGCCACCTCGCAGCAGCCCCTGAGGAAGGACAAGGACAAGAAGAA
- the SEPTIN8 gene encoding septin-8 isoform X15 produces MGRTQPVDTLNAEPEPRSLSLGGHVGFDSLPDQLVSKSVTQGFSFNILCVGETGIGKSTLMNTLFNTTFETEEASHHEECVRLRPQTYDLQESNVQLKLTIVDAVGFGDQINKDERPIVDYIDAQFENYLQEELKIRRSLFDYHDTRIHVCLYFITPTGHSLKSLDLVTMKKLDSKVNIIPIIAKADTISKSELHKFKIKIMGELVSNGVQIYQFPTDDEAVAEINAVMNAHLPFAVVGSTEEVKVGNKLVRARQYPWGVVQVENENHCDFVKLREMLIRVNMEDLREQTHSRHYELYRRCKLEEMGFQDSDGDSQPFSLQETYEAKRKEFLSELQRKEEEMRQMFVNKVKETELELKEKERELHEKFEHLKRVHQEEKRKVEEKRRELEEETNAFNRRKDAVEALQSQALHATSQQPLRKDKDKKN; encoded by the exons AATGCAGAGCCAGAGCCCCGGAGCCTCTCCCTGGGCGGCCATGTGGGCTTCGACAGCCTCCCTGACCAGTTGGTCAGCAAGTCGGTCACTCAGGGCTTCAGCTTCAACATCCTCTGTGTGG GGGAGACTGGCATTGGCAAGTCCACACTGATGAACACGCTCTTCAACACGACCTTCGAGACCGAGGAAGCCAGTCACCATGAGGAGTGTGTGCGCCTGCGGCCCCAGACCTACGACCTCCAAGAGAGCAATGTGCAGCTCAAGCTGACCATCGTGGATGCTGTGGGCTTCGGGGATCAGATCAATAAGGATGAGAG GCCTATAGTCGACTACATCGATGCGCAGTTTGAAAACTATCTGCAGGAGGAGCTGAAGATCCGCCGCTCACTCTTTGACTACCATGACACCAGGATCCACGTATGCCTCTACTTCATCACGCCCACAGGGCACTCCCTCAAGTCCCTAGATCTGGTGACCATGAAGAAACTAGATAGCAAG GTGAACATCATTCCCATCATTGCCAAGGCTGACACCATCTCCAAGAGTGAGCTCCACAAGTTCAAGATCAAGATCATGGGCGAGCTAGTCAGCAATGGAGTCCAGATCTACCAGTTTCCCACTGATGATGAGGCTGTTGCAGAGATTAATGCAGTCATGAAT GCACACCTGCCCTTTGCCGTGGTGGGCAGCACCGAGGAGGTGAAGGTGGGGAACAAGCTGGTCCGAGCACGGCAGTACCCTTGGGGAGTGGTGCAGG TGGAGAATGAGAATCACTGCGACTTCGTCAAGCTCCGGGAGATGCTGATCCGGGTGAACATGGAGGACCTCCGTGAGCAGACCCACAGTCGGCACTATGAGCTCTACCGGCGCTGCAAATTGGAGGAGATGGGCTTCCAGGACAGTGACGGTGACAGCCAGCCCTTCAG CCTACAGGAGACATATGAGGCCAAGAGGAAGGAGTTCCTGAGTGAgctgcagaggaaggaggaagagatgagGCAGATGTTCGTCAACAAAGTGAAGGAGACGGAGCTGGagttgaaggagaaggaaagggag CTCCACGAGAAGTTTGAGCACCTGAAGCGGGTCCACCAGGAGGAGAAGCGCAAGGTGGAGGAAAAGCGCCGGGAACTGGAGGAGGAGACCAATGCCTTCAACCGCAGGAAGGATGCGGTGGAGGCCCTTCAGTCTCAGGCCTTGCACGCCACCTCGCAGCAGCCCCTGAGGAAGGACAAGGACAAGAAGAA
- the SEPTIN8 gene encoding septin-8 isoform X12, with protein sequence MAATDLERFPNAEPEPRSLSLGGHVGFDSLPDQLVSKSVTQGFSFNILCVGETGIGKSTLMNTLFNTTFETEEASHHEECVRLRPQTYDLQESNVQLKLTIVDAVGFGDQINKDESYRPIVDYIDAQFENYLQEELKIRRSLFDYHDTRIHVCLYFITPTGHSLKSLDLVTMKKLDSKVNIIPIIAKADTISKSELHKFKIKIMGELVSNGVQIYQFPTDDEAVAEINAVMNAHLPFAVVGSTEEVKVGNKLVRARQYPWGVVQVENENHCDFVKLREMLIRVNMEDLREQTHSRHYELYRRCKLEEMGFQDSDGDSQPFSLQETYEAKRKEFLSELQRKEEEMRQMFVNKVKETELELKEKERELHEKFEHLKRVHQEEKRKVEEKRRELEEETNAFNRRKDAVEALQSQALHATSQQPLRKDKDKKN encoded by the exons AATGCAGAGCCAGAGCCCCGGAGCCTCTCCCTGGGCGGCCATGTGGGCTTCGACAGCCTCCCTGACCAGTTGGTCAGCAAGTCGGTCACTCAGGGCTTCAGCTTCAACATCCTCTGTGTGG GGGAGACTGGCATTGGCAAGTCCACACTGATGAACACGCTCTTCAACACGACCTTCGAGACCGAGGAAGCCAGTCACCATGAGGAGTGTGTGCGCCTGCGGCCCCAGACCTACGACCTCCAAGAGAGCAATGTGCAGCTCAAGCTGACCATCGTGGATGCTGTGGGCTTCGGGGATCAGATCAATAAGGATGAGAG TTACAGGCCTATAGTCGACTACATCGATGCGCAGTTTGAAAACTATCTGCAGGAGGAGCTGAAGATCCGCCGCTCACTCTTTGACTACCATGACACCAGGATCCACGTATGCCTCTACTTCATCACGCCCACAGGGCACTCCCTCAAGTCCCTAGATCTGGTGACCATGAAGAAACTAGATAGCAAG GTGAACATCATTCCCATCATTGCCAAGGCTGACACCATCTCCAAGAGTGAGCTCCACAAGTTCAAGATCAAGATCATGGGCGAGCTAGTCAGCAATGGAGTCCAGATCTACCAGTTTCCCACTGATGATGAGGCTGTTGCAGAGATTAATGCAGTCATGAAT GCACACCTGCCCTTTGCCGTGGTGGGCAGCACCGAGGAGGTGAAGGTGGGGAACAAGCTGGTCCGAGCACGGCAGTACCCTTGGGGAGTGGTGCAGG TGGAGAATGAGAATCACTGCGACTTCGTCAAGCTCCGGGAGATGCTGATCCGGGTGAACATGGAGGACCTCCGTGAGCAGACCCACAGTCGGCACTATGAGCTCTACCGGCGCTGCAAATTGGAGGAGATGGGCTTCCAGGACAGTGACGGTGACAGCCAGCCCTTCAG CCTACAGGAGACATATGAGGCCAAGAGGAAGGAGTTCCTGAGTGAgctgcagaggaaggaggaagagatgagGCAGATGTTCGTCAACAAAGTGAAGGAGACGGAGCTGGagttgaaggagaaggaaagggag CTCCACGAGAAGTTTGAGCACCTGAAGCGGGTCCACCAGGAGGAGAAGCGCAAGGTGGAGGAAAAGCGCCGGGAACTGGAGGAGGAGACCAATGCCTTCAACCGCAGGAAGGATGCGGTGGAGGCCCTTCAGTCTCAGGCCTTGCACGCCACCTCGCAGCAGCCCCTGAGGAAGGACAAGGACAAGAAGAA